The stretch of DNA AAGCTTATGGCTTTTATTGATAAGACAATGAGAACATGGATAATGTTTATGGGAGATTCCGAACAtggtaaaaaaaactttgaaataatATTGTGTAAAATCGGAGGTGAGGGGTGGCTAAGTCTGGAATGCCAAGATGAAAGTGATGCTTTTGAGGTGGTGGTTGTGAAAAGGGAGATGGGATTGTTGGTCATTGGGCTGGCCACTCGTAGAGCTCATTCTTAGTTCTCCCTTGAAGCAACCGGACCCCCGTtttgagatccttcacctgaaaataagCCAGAAAAAATTCCATAGAAACCCAATTAGCATTGCACAAACGGTATACTGAAATAAGATTCTTGGCAATATTCGGAACATATAGAACATCGTTCATAGTAAGAGGTTTAGAGGGTGTAGGGAGAAGGGTTGAACCCATATGGGAGATAGGGAGACCAGTGCCTTCGGCAATGGTGACCTCTTCACCACCATTGTATGGTTGTTGAAGAGAAAGATTGCTCAAGTCGGTGGTGAGATGGTGGGTGGCTCCCGAGTCGAGAATCCAAGGAGTAGCAGTAGCCATGTTCGCGCGAGGATGCCATGGAACAGAGAACGGTGTGGTGTTGGTGATTTGACCACCGGCGACCTGGAAGTGAGAACAACGGCGTGCACTATGGCCATAGACGCCACAAATCTGACATCGGCCTTGATAGCCACGCAGACCTGAGTTGTGTTGGC from Camelina sativa cultivar DH55 chromosome 9, Cs, whole genome shotgun sequence encodes:
- the LOC104715332 gene encoding uncharacterized protein LOC104715332, with product MEHEDQIEKILGGLPDEYSRVVDKLEGRDRSPTLAEVYEKLLHHEVKLKSITMSSPSLPITVNAVNVHGPQSRGQSRYNHRQQKTSQQFQLRQHNSGLRGYQGRCQICGVYGHSARRCSHFQVAGGQITNTTPFSVPWHPRANMATATPWILDSGATHHLTTDLSNLSLQQPYNGGEEVTIAEGTGLPISHMGSTLLPTPSKPLTMNDVLYVPNIAKNLISVYRLCNANWVSMEFFLAYFQVKDLKTGVRLLQGRTKNELYEWPAQ